The following coding sequences are from one Dehalococcoidales bacterium window:
- a CDS encoding Dna2/Cas4 domain-containing protein, protein MAYCSDACHIGEEAVYEAFFRAWHHEDRSGEVHVTDLVGYCLRQSYLQKYHPELFKPETVFRMLTGTLLHTIPLFPHLPNSHEIKVDGLGVKGTIDEFANGIIYDKKMSFTEHTGASDYVKKQLNFYAVLARQKGMDVKGAVVLYVNPSDGKIRSFDVKLGPEDIVMAELIDKATTMQQHISLDIPPPRTVGWWCKDCPAAVMCFVGGSTQPPLDPEDVA, encoded by the coding sequence ATGGCGTACTGTAGTGACGCCTGCCACATCGGGGAGGAGGCAGTCTACGAGGCCTTCTTCCGGGCGTGGCATCACGAAGATCGTAGTGGCGAGGTACACGTTACCGACCTTGTAGGATATTGTCTCAGGCAGTCCTACCTCCAGAAGTACCACCCAGAGCTGTTCAAGCCGGAGACCGTCTTCAGGATGCTAACGGGAACTCTATTGCACACAATACCTCTGTTCCCGCACCTACCAAACAGTCACGAAATAAAAGTCGACGGGTTGGGGGTTAAAGGCACCATAGACGAGTTCGCCAACGGGATCATATACGACAAGAAGATGAGCTTCACTGAGCACACCGGCGCCAGCGACTACGTCAAGAAGCAGCTCAACTTCTATGCCGTGCTAGCCCGACAAAAGGGCATGGACGTCAAAGGCGCCGTCGTCCTGTACGTGAACCCCTCTGATGGGAAGATCAGGTCGTTCGATGTCAAGCTAGGGCCTGAAGACATTGTGATGGCAGAGCTGATAGACAAGGCCACCACGATGCAGCAGCACATCAGCTTAGACATACCTCCGCCGCGGACTGTAGGTTGGTGGTGCAAGGACTGCCCCGCGGCTGTGATGTGCTTCGTCGGCGGATCCACGCAGCCCCCATTGGACCCGGAGGATGTCGCATGA
- a CDS encoding AAA family ATPase, translating into MEKLDVLRSKPLLIEELRKIASYEAKEQARVDKSSFGGGYRVSWQLLDVPTEYHPVKQLVLEGFVKKVGRKSYQLIDPEETQSLLKRLDEERSTSEQTMNALLSGNNLKGLFNSIVGYDDLKGLFIRSLSASKPVHILMIGPPGTAKSLFLLALETLGATVITAGSATKAGIREVLTETPRILIIDELDKINSSKELSALLTWMESGKVHVTQHSLTQTFSGMGWVFAAANTTRGLPKELLDRFMPVHLTAYTPQQFVHVVTHYLKSTGVEPELAAYIATSVQRYSNSVREAVRVARLCESKADVDATIQIIRKYQPRAGTGQG; encoded by the coding sequence ATGGAGAAACTGGATGTACTGAGGTCAAAGCCCCTGCTAATCGAAGAGCTCCGTAAGATCGCATCCTACGAAGCTAAGGAGCAGGCCCGAGTCGATAAGAGCTCATTTGGCGGAGGGTACAGAGTATCGTGGCAGCTGTTAGACGTACCGACTGAATACCACCCGGTCAAGCAGCTGGTACTAGAGGGGTTCGTGAAGAAGGTCGGACGGAAGAGTTACCAACTGATAGACCCCGAGGAGACGCAGTCATTACTGAAGCGGCTAGACGAAGAACGGTCTACCAGCGAGCAGACCATGAACGCCCTACTGTCGGGTAATAACCTAAAAGGCTTATTCAACTCGATAGTAGGGTACGATGACCTCAAGGGACTGTTCATCCGATCGCTATCGGCATCTAAACCGGTGCACATCCTCATGATCGGTCCACCAGGAACCGCTAAGTCTCTGTTCCTACTAGCGCTAGAGACGCTAGGGGCGACAGTAATCACAGCGGGTAGTGCGACAAAAGCAGGTATTCGCGAGGTACTTACTGAAACGCCGCGAATACTGATCATAGACGAGTTGGACAAGATCAACTCCAGCAAAGAACTGTCTGCATTGCTAACCTGGATGGAGAGCGGTAAGGTACATGTGACGCAGCATAGTCTGACACAAACGTTCTCTGGTATGGGTTGGGTATTCGCCGCTGCCAATACTACAAGAGGATTACCCAAAGAGCTACTAGACCGGTTCATGCCTGTACATCTTACGGCATATACCCCACAGCAATTTGTCCATGTCGTCACGCATTACCTCAAATCTACAGGCGTGGAGCCAGAGCTTGCTGCATATATCGCGACATCCGTTCAGCGGTATTCAAACAGTGTACGAGAGGCGGTGAGGGTAGCCCGATTGTGCGAGAGCAAAGCGGACGTTGATGCCACAATACAGATCATCCGAAAGTATCAGCCTAGAGCTGGCACAGGGCAAGGTTGA
- a CDS encoding ERCC4 domain-containing protein codes for MIIIDINEATNHADLAPRLEEAEIEVEVRALGAGDFIVVGPEQKLLIERKTAKNFVTSLESKQLFAQLEKMKASEDVRPRVLIEGALSGALEDTSIPLQALLGTVGSVIDSWGVPVYWTDSWSETIAMLKQLHRAVNRDNKKVEFTLRVHKKNRDPEETVRYVLEGLDGIGPKLSGMLLERFGSLRGILDAPISQLRQVPGIGKSTATKIYEVLHYGETGCTEVKAPANRRAP; via the coding sequence ATGATCATCATCGACATCAACGAGGCAACCAACCACGCTGACCTGGCGCCGAGGTTGGAGGAGGCCGAGATAGAAGTTGAAGTACGAGCACTCGGGGCAGGAGACTTCATAGTAGTCGGTCCCGAGCAGAAACTCCTTATAGAGCGCAAGACCGCCAAGAACTTCGTAACATCCTTAGAGTCTAAGCAGTTGTTCGCCCAACTCGAAAAGATGAAAGCATCTGAGGACGTCCGCCCACGAGTACTAATCGAGGGTGCTCTATCAGGGGCACTAGAGGATACTAGTATACCCTTACAGGCACTCCTAGGTACGGTGGGTAGCGTAATAGACTCTTGGGGCGTGCCGGTCTACTGGACAGACAGTTGGAGCGAGACTATAGCAATGCTCAAGCAGCTCCACCGGGCGGTGAACCGAGACAACAAGAAAGTCGAGTTCACCCTCCGGGTCCACAAAAAGAACAGGGATCCAGAAGAGACCGTCCGGTATGTTCTCGAAGGCCTAGATGGCATCGGTCCGAAACTATCAGGCATGCTCTTAGAGCGGTTCGGATCATTGCGTGGCATACTCGATGCGCCTATATCCCAGCTACGCCAGGTACCCGGTATCGGCAAGTCTACAGCCACTAAAATATATGAGGTGCTCCACTATGGAGAAACTGGATGTACTGAGGTCAAAGCCCCTGCTAATCGAAGAGCTCCGTAA